One window of Haloarchaeobius salinus genomic DNA carries:
- a CDS encoding thioredoxin domain-containing protein, with the protein MSDPTARNRLDEEASPYLRQHADNPVNWQPWDDAALDAATERDVPIFLSVGYSACHWCHVMEEESFEDDDVAALLNERFVPVKVDREERPDLDSIYQTVSQLVSGRGGWPLSVWLTPDGKPFYVGTYFPREPRRNMPGFRDLLENIATSWADPEDRREMENRAEQWTHAAKDQLEDVPSAGTDAPDETLLTDAADAVLRAADREHGGFGTGQKFPQEARLHLLLRAYDETGRDTYRDVAVQTLDAMANGGLYDHLGGGFHRYCTDRDWTVPHFEKMLYDNAELPRVFLAGYQLTGDERYRTATEETLAFVERELTHDDGGFFSTLDARSPDDDGESVEGAFYVWTPEEVRDVLDGGDADLFCARYGVTESGNFEHGQTVLTIDREVAALADEYDLDPVTVEERLDDAREALVEARSERPRPRRDEKVLAGWNGLMASAFAEAAIVLDPAYADNAADALGFVREHLWDPESASLSRRFKDGDVKGDAFLEDYAFLARGAFDTYQATGEPTHLGFALDLARAIVRDFWDAGEGTVFFTPRDGEALVARPQELRDQSTPSSLGVALDVLLSLDGFAPDDSFDEVVETTLATHGTRIETSPLEYPSLALVADRWSSGDAELTVAAGADDLPLPEAWRETLAGTYLPRRLLAPRPSTDEELTDWLGTLGVDSVPPVWADRGARDGEPTVYACRGFACSQPQHDIEAAFDWFEN; encoded by the coding sequence GTGATGGAGGAGGAGAGCTTCGAGGACGACGACGTCGCCGCCCTCCTCAACGAGCGCTTCGTCCCCGTGAAGGTCGACCGGGAGGAGCGTCCGGACCTGGATTCCATCTACCAGACCGTCTCGCAGCTGGTCTCCGGACGCGGGGGCTGGCCGCTCTCGGTCTGGCTCACGCCCGACGGGAAGCCGTTCTACGTCGGGACGTACTTCCCGCGCGAACCGCGCCGGAACATGCCCGGCTTCCGCGACCTCCTCGAGAACATCGCGACCTCGTGGGCTGATCCCGAGGACCGTCGGGAGATGGAGAACCGCGCCGAGCAGTGGACCCACGCCGCGAAGGACCAGCTGGAGGACGTGCCCTCCGCCGGAACGGACGCCCCGGACGAGACCCTGCTGACCGATGCCGCCGACGCCGTCCTCAGAGCCGCCGACCGCGAACACGGGGGCTTCGGCACCGGACAGAAGTTCCCCCAGGAGGCCCGGCTGCACCTGCTGCTGCGGGCGTACGACGAGACCGGCCGGGACACCTACCGCGACGTCGCCGTCCAGACGCTCGACGCGATGGCGAACGGCGGGCTGTACGACCACCTCGGCGGCGGCTTCCACCGCTACTGTACCGACCGCGACTGGACGGTCCCGCACTTCGAGAAGATGCTGTACGACAACGCCGAACTCCCCAGAGTCTTCCTCGCAGGCTACCAGCTCACCGGCGACGAACGCTACCGGACTGCCACCGAGGAGACCCTCGCGTTCGTCGAGCGCGAGCTGACCCACGACGACGGCGGCTTCTTCTCGACGCTCGACGCCCGCTCGCCCGACGATGACGGCGAAAGCGTGGAGGGCGCGTTCTACGTCTGGACGCCCGAGGAGGTCCGGGACGTGCTGGACGGGGGCGACGCCGACCTGTTCTGTGCTCGCTACGGCGTCACCGAATCGGGGAACTTCGAGCACGGACAGACCGTGCTGACCATCGACCGCGAGGTCGCGGCGCTGGCCGACGAGTACGACCTCGACCCGGTGACCGTCGAGGAACGGCTCGACGACGCCCGCGAGGCGCTGGTCGAGGCCCGGAGCGAGCGTCCGCGCCCGCGCCGCGACGAGAAGGTGCTCGCGGGCTGGAACGGCCTGATGGCGTCCGCGTTCGCCGAGGCCGCCATCGTGCTCGACCCCGCGTACGCCGACAACGCCGCGGACGCCCTCGGGTTCGTCCGCGAGCACCTCTGGGACCCCGAATCGGCGAGCCTCTCGCGTCGGTTCAAGGATGGTGACGTGAAGGGGGACGCGTTCCTCGAGGACTACGCGTTCCTCGCCCGCGGCGCGTTCGACACCTACCAGGCGACCGGCGAGCCGACCCACCTCGGCTTCGCGCTCGACCTCGCCCGTGCCATCGTCCGCGACTTCTGGGACGCCGGCGAGGGCACGGTCTTCTTTACGCCCCGCGACGGCGAGGCGCTGGTCGCCCGTCCGCAGGAGCTCCGGGACCAGTCCACCCCGTCGAGCCTCGGCGTCGCCCTCGACGTGCTGCTGTCGCTCGACGGCTTCGCACCGGACGACAGCTTCGACGAGGTGGTCGAGACGACGCTCGCGACGCACGGCACCCGCATCGAGACCAGCCCGCTGGAGTACCCCTCGCTCGCGCTCGTCGCGGACCGCTGGAGTTCGGGCGACGCCGAGCTGACGGTCGCCGCCGGAGCCGACGACCTGCCGTTGCCCGAGGCGTGGCGCGAGACGCTCGCGGGGACCTACCTCCCGCGGCGACTGCTCGCCCCGCGTCCGTCGACTGACGAGGAGCTGACCGACTGGCTCGGTACCCTCGGAGTCGATTCGGTACCGCCGGTCTGGGCAGACCGCGGGGCCCGCGACGGCGAGCCGACGGTGTACGCCTGCCGAGGCTTCGCCTGCTCACAGCCCCAGCACGACATCGAAGCAGCGTTCGACTGGTTCGAGAACTAA
- a CDS encoding TlpA family protein disulfide reductase, which yields MSEAELETMRPNPAWAPDAYDETLAVWEALADRVVVKVWGGDWCKDCRSQLPDFGAALDAGEVAHVEHYPVEREGGEKVGPGVEEYGIEYIPTVVVEDRETGTELARFVEEEDRPIAVWLADQLEDDV from the coding sequence ATGAGCGAGGCAGAACTGGAGACGATGCGGCCGAACCCCGCGTGGGCACCCGACGCCTACGACGAGACGCTGGCGGTCTGGGAGGCGCTCGCCGACCGCGTCGTCGTCAAGGTCTGGGGCGGCGACTGGTGCAAGGACTGCCGGAGCCAGCTGCCGGACTTCGGCGCGGCACTCGATGCGGGCGAGGTCGCACACGTCGAGCACTACCCGGTCGAGCGCGAGGGCGGCGAGAAGGTCGGCCCCGGCGTGGAGGAGTACGGCATCGAGTACATCCCGACGGTCGTCGTCGAGGACCGCGAGACCGGCACGGAGCTGGCCCGGTTCGTCGAGGAGGAGGACCGCCCCATCGCGGTCTGGCTGGCCGACCAGCTCGAAGACGACGTTTAG
- a CDS encoding PLP-dependent cysteine synthase family protein, which produces MKRSILDAIGSPLVQVTSPPGATVAAKVESFNPGGSAKDRPAREMVLDAERRGEIEPGDSLVEPTSGNTGIGIAMVGAARGYDVTIVMPEGMSEERKGILRAYGADIELVDGGMVDAKERADQIEAETGAFQLRQFENPANPRAHYRTTAEEIIEQVDGREIDAFVAGIGTGGTISGNARRLKEEFPDMRVVGVEPEDNAVLTTGEAGEDDFQGMGPGFVSENLDRDLLDEVRTVNFDEAEAECRRLAREEGIFVGQSSGASSLKAREVAAEIAEPAADCPASGRDAVVPGGVETDGGDYTDCPLVVTVFWDSGERYMSAGTFD; this is translated from the coding sequence ATGAAACGGAGCATACTGGACGCCATCGGCTCGCCACTGGTGCAGGTGACCTCGCCACCGGGCGCGACGGTCGCCGCCAAGGTCGAGTCGTTCAACCCCGGCGGCTCCGCCAAGGACCGACCCGCCCGCGAGATGGTCCTCGACGCCGAGCGACGGGGGGAGATCGAACCCGGCGACAGTCTCGTCGAGCCGACGAGCGGGAACACCGGTATCGGCATCGCGATGGTCGGCGCGGCGCGCGGCTACGACGTCACCATCGTCATGCCGGAGGGGATGTCCGAGGAGCGGAAGGGCATCCTCAGAGCCTACGGGGCCGACATCGAACTCGTGGACGGCGGGATGGTCGACGCGAAAGAACGCGCGGACCAGATCGAGGCGGAGACCGGCGCGTTCCAGCTCCGGCAGTTCGAGAACCCCGCCAACCCCCGGGCGCACTACCGGACGACCGCCGAGGAGATTATCGAGCAGGTCGACGGCCGCGAGATAGACGCCTTCGTCGCCGGCATCGGCACCGGCGGTACCATCTCGGGCAACGCCCGACGGCTGAAGGAGGAGTTCCCCGACATGCGCGTCGTCGGCGTCGAACCCGAGGACAACGCCGTCCTGACGACGGGCGAGGCCGGCGAGGACGACTTCCAGGGGATGGGCCCCGGCTTCGTCAGCGAGAACCTCGACCGCGACCTGCTCGACGAGGTCCGCACCGTGAACTTCGACGAGGCGGAGGCCGAATGTCGTCGTCTCGCCCGCGAGGAGGGCATCTTCGTCGGCCAGTCCTCCGGCGCGTCGTCGCTGAAGGCGCGGGAGGTCGCGGCCGAGATCGCCGAACCGGCGGCGGACTGCCCGGCGTCGGGTCGGGACGCCGTGGTCCCGGGCGGCGTCGAGACCGACGGTGGCGATTACACGGACTGCCCGCTCGTCGTCACGGTGTTCTGGGACTCCGGCGAACGGTACATGTCCGCCGGGACGTTCGACTGA
- a CDS encoding alpha/beta fold hydrolase, protein MTGHGVARVDGLRIHYRRAGTEGPPVVLLHGAGVDDADLSWRHTVETLAEEYQVYAPDWPGYGDSDPAEGDPSIDTYRKVFEGFVESVGLDEFALVGISMGGAVALGYTLDNPDRVRALGLVDSYGLGGRVPGGPMLYALANVPGANATGWSMLGSSRAATVTGLANVVHDPSTLDAAFVDAVNERASQRGAGRAFTAFQRNEITPDGRARTNFADRLGEVGVPTLLVHGESDPLFPVSWARRAHELIPDSELVVFEDCGHWPTREHPEKFDATLLGFLRERVPSPADEETVED, encoded by the coding sequence ATGACGGGCCACGGCGTCGCCCGCGTCGACGGCCTGCGAATCCACTACCGCCGTGCCGGCACCGAGGGCCCACCGGTCGTGCTCCTCCACGGTGCCGGCGTCGACGACGCCGACCTCTCCTGGCGACACACCGTCGAGACGCTCGCCGAGGAGTACCAGGTGTACGCCCCCGACTGGCCGGGCTACGGCGACAGCGATCCAGCGGAGGGCGACCCGTCCATCGACACCTACCGGAAGGTGTTCGAGGGGTTCGTCGAGTCGGTGGGCCTCGACGAGTTCGCCCTCGTCGGCATCTCCATGGGTGGCGCGGTCGCGCTGGGCTACACGCTCGACAACCCCGACCGCGTCCGCGCGCTCGGCCTCGTCGACAGCTACGGACTTGGCGGGCGGGTCCCCGGCGGCCCGATGCTGTACGCGCTGGCCAACGTCCCCGGCGCGAACGCGACGGGCTGGTCGATGCTCGGGAGCTCCAGAGCCGCGACCGTCACCGGCCTCGCGAACGTCGTCCACGACCCGTCGACGCTGGACGCGGCGTTCGTCGACGCGGTCAACGAGCGCGCCAGCCAGCGCGGTGCCGGCCGGGCGTTCACCGCCTTCCAGCGCAACGAGATCACCCCCGACGGCCGCGCCCGGACCAACTTCGCCGACAGGCTCGGCGAGGTCGGGGTCCCGACGCTGCTCGTCCACGGCGAGTCCGACCCCCTGTTCCCCGTGTCGTGGGCTCGGCGGGCCCACGAGCTGATTCCCGACTCGGAGCTGGTGGTGTTCGAGGACTGCGGCCACTGGCCGACGCGGGAGCATCCCGAGAAGTTCGACGCGACGCTGCTGGGGTTCCTGCGTGAACGGGTACCGTCGCCGGCCGACGAGGAGACGGTGGAGGACTGA
- a CDS encoding DUF5804 family protein, which yields MTDVCLIGSSDVVLRYELLSRETAREALSTYDLWEPYENSLALRTVSLGAAVSLLNDLDWYIVRFVDEVLVREPSVDDEEWLSRGLATQVRNDAVAPADTDQFCKLYGLLEPEEGPPEPVEPLFAQRVDGELPTYDLRPEVEETMVVRVSEEEFAG from the coding sequence GTGACCGACGTCTGTCTCATCGGCTCGTCCGACGTGGTCCTCCGGTACGAGCTGCTCTCGCGGGAGACCGCCCGCGAGGCCCTGTCGACGTACGACCTCTGGGAGCCATACGAGAACTCGCTGGCGCTCCGCACCGTGAGCCTGGGGGCCGCCGTCTCGCTGTTGAACGACCTCGACTGGTACATCGTCCGCTTCGTCGACGAGGTCCTGGTCCGCGAACCGAGCGTCGACGACGAGGAGTGGCTCTCGCGCGGGCTCGCCACGCAGGTCCGCAACGACGCCGTCGCCCCCGCAGACACGGACCAGTTCTGCAAGCTGTACGGCCTGCTCGAACCCGAGGAGGGCCCCCCGGAACCCGTCGAGCCGCTGTTCGCCCAGCGCGTCGACGGCGAGCTACCGACGTACGACCTCCGACCCGAAGTCGAGGAGACGATGGTCGTCCGCGTCAGCGAGGAGGAGTTCGCCGGATGA
- a CDS encoding tRNA sulfurtransferase yields MHLPGADAVLVRHGDLNVKSTRVKRRMEHRLLDHVESLLATEGIPAEVDRRWSRPVVRGVSDEAELAAEVAARAFGVVSTSAAVTVPPERDAIEDALAEAASTVYDGGTFAVSVNRADKSLPYTSEDLERSGGQAVWEAVEDEFEPAVDLDSPDLVLEVDLREGEAFVFCDRHDGPGGLPYGTQDPLVALVSGGIDSPVAAFEAMCRGSPVVPVYVDLGEYGGADHEARAVETVRTLAAYIPDEEFELWRVPGGDVVDELVDTMGTGRMLAFRRFLLLVGAAVAEETGAVGVVTGEALGQKSSQTARNMAVTSQAIDLPVHRPLFSRDKQDIVSQSRDIGTFVDSTVPAGCNRVVPDQPETHGSVETIVREEPDDLGERARAAVDRAERLSF; encoded by the coding sequence ATGCATCTCCCCGGTGCCGACGCCGTCCTCGTCAGACACGGCGACCTGAACGTCAAGAGCACCCGGGTCAAGCGCCGCATGGAGCACCGGTTGCTGGACCACGTCGAGTCGCTGCTCGCGACCGAAGGCATCCCGGCCGAGGTCGACCGTCGCTGGTCACGTCCCGTCGTCCGGGGCGTGAGCGACGAGGCGGAGCTGGCCGCCGAGGTCGCCGCACGCGCATTCGGCGTCGTCTCCACGAGCGCGGCCGTGACGGTTCCGCCGGAGCGCGACGCCATCGAGGACGCGCTGGCCGAGGCGGCGTCCACGGTGTACGATGGCGGCACGTTCGCCGTGAGCGTCAACCGCGCCGACAAGTCGCTGCCGTACACCAGCGAGGACCTCGAACGCTCCGGCGGGCAGGCCGTCTGGGAGGCCGTCGAGGACGAGTTCGAGCCCGCGGTCGATCTCGACAGCCCCGACCTCGTCCTCGAGGTCGACCTCCGCGAGGGCGAGGCGTTCGTCTTCTGCGACCGGCACGACGGCCCCGGCGGACTCCCCTACGGCACGCAGGACCCGCTCGTCGCGCTCGTCAGCGGCGGCATCGACTCGCCGGTCGCCGCCTTCGAGGCGATGTGTCGGGGGAGTCCCGTCGTGCCGGTCTACGTCGACCTCGGCGAGTACGGCGGCGCGGACCACGAGGCGCGGGCCGTCGAGACCGTCCGGACGCTCGCCGCGTACATCCCCGACGAGGAGTTCGAGCTGTGGCGCGTCCCCGGGGGCGACGTGGTCGACGAGCTCGTCGACACGATGGGCACCGGCCGGATGCTCGCGTTCCGCCGGTTCCTGCTCCTGGTCGGCGCGGCCGTCGCCGAAGAGACGGGCGCGGTCGGCGTCGTCACGGGCGAGGCGCTGGGACAGAAATCGAGTCAGACCGCCCGGAACATGGCGGTCACGTCCCAGGCCATCGACCTGCCGGTGCACCGGCCGCTGTTCTCGCGGGACAAGCAGGACATCGTCTCGCAGTCCCGCGACATCGGCACGTTCGTCGACTCGACGGTGCCGGCGGGCTGCAACCGGGTCGTCCCCGACCAGCCGGAGACCCACGGCTCGGTCGAGACGATCGTGCGCGAGGAGCCCGACGACCTCGGCGAGCGCGCCCGTGCGGCCGTCGACCGGGCCGAGCGACTGTCCTTCTGA
- a CDS encoding methionine adenosyltransferase: MTERNIRVEPIDRYAVEDQEVEIVERKGLGHPDSICDGIAESVSQALARTYLDRVGKVLHYNTDETQLVAGSAAPAFGGGEIIEPIYLLIVGRATKHYVDEDGTEYNIPTDTVALRAARDYLAEHFPEMEFGTDIVVDVKLGEGSGDLQEVFSEEGATVPMANDTSFGVGHAPLTETERIVLEAEQRLNGAYAAENPAVGQDIKIMGKREGDDVEITVAAAIVDSYVEGMDDYVDEVEGIREFVTDVAHEITDRTVDVHVNTADDYEEGAIYLTTTGTSAEQGDDGSVGRGNRANGLITPNRSMSMEATSGKNPVNHIGKIYNLLSTEIAESVVDEVDGIRDLRVRLLSQIGRPIDQPHVADAHVVTAEGVDVGDIEGDVTAIVDRELGNVTGITRRVIDGELTTF, encoded by the coding sequence ATGACAGAGCGCAATATTCGCGTGGAACCCATCGACCGGTACGCGGTCGAGGACCAGGAGGTCGAGATCGTGGAGCGAAAGGGGCTCGGACACCCCGACTCCATCTGCGACGGCATCGCCGAGAGCGTCTCGCAGGCGCTCGCCCGGACGTACCTCGACCGCGTCGGCAAGGTCCTCCACTACAACACCGACGAGACCCAGCTCGTCGCCGGTTCTGCGGCTCCTGCCTTCGGCGGCGGCGAGATCATCGAGCCGATCTATCTCCTCATCGTCGGCCGCGCAACGAAGCACTACGTCGACGAGGACGGCACCGAGTACAACATCCCGACCGACACCGTCGCGCTCCGGGCCGCCCGCGACTACCTCGCCGAGCACTTCCCCGAGATGGAGTTCGGCACCGACATCGTCGTCGACGTTAAACTGGGCGAGGGCTCGGGCGACCTGCAGGAGGTCTTCTCCGAGGAGGGCGCGACGGTCCCGATGGCCAACGACACCTCCTTCGGCGTCGGCCACGCGCCGCTGACCGAGACCGAGCGCATCGTCCTCGAGGCCGAGCAGCGCCTCAACGGGGCCTACGCCGCCGAAAACCCCGCCGTCGGCCAGGACATCAAGATCATGGGCAAGCGCGAGGGCGACGACGTCGAGATCACGGTCGCCGCCGCCATCGTCGACAGCTACGTCGAGGGGATGGACGACTACGTCGACGAGGTCGAGGGCATCCGCGAGTTCGTCACCGACGTCGCCCACGAGATCACGGACCGCACCGTCGACGTCCACGTCAACACGGCCGACGACTACGAGGAGGGTGCCATCTACCTCACGACGACGGGCACCTCAGCCGAGCAGGGTGACGACGGATCCGTCGGCCGCGGCAACCGCGCGAACGGGCTCATCACGCCGAACCGGTCGATGTCCATGGAGGCGACCTCCGGCAAGAACCCCGTCAACCACATCGGGAAGATCTACAACCTGCTCTCGACGGAGATCGCCGAGTCGGTCGTCGACGAGGTCGACGGTATCCGCGACCTGCGGGTCCGGCTGCTCTCCCAGATCGGTCGTCCCATCGACCAGCCCCACGTCGCCGACGCACACGTCGTCACCGCGGAGGGCGTCGACGTCGGCGACATCGAGGGCGACGTGACCGCCATCGTCGACCGCGAGCTGGGCAACGTCACCGGGATAACCCGCCGCGTCATCGACGGCGAGCTGACCACCTTCTGA
- the cyaB gene encoding class IV adenylate cyclase, whose protein sequence is MYEVELKVRADHDAVRRRLAERDAEPADAVGQTDVYYDAPHRNFAETDEALRIRQEVPLAGETGDDAAGFDWDTDDGTTKVTYKGPLVDERSKTREEFETAVAERDAMEGILDGLGFEPAATVRKRRRRFALSGYTVTLDEVDGLGEFVEVETAVDAADIEEARDGAVDVLASLGLDADDGIRTSYLGLLLDS, encoded by the coding sequence ATGTACGAGGTCGAACTGAAGGTCCGTGCCGACCACGACGCTGTCCGGCGGCGACTGGCCGAACGCGACGCCGAACCGGCCGACGCCGTCGGTCAGACCGACGTATACTACGATGCCCCCCACCGGAACTTCGCGGAGACCGACGAGGCGCTGCGCATCCGACAGGAGGTCCCGCTGGCCGGTGAAACTGGAGACGACGCCGCCGGCTTCGACTGGGACACGGACGACGGGACGACGAAGGTCACCTACAAGGGGCCGCTCGTCGACGAGCGCTCGAAGACCCGCGAGGAGTTCGAGACGGCGGTCGCCGAGCGCGACGCCATGGAGGGCATCCTGGACGGCTTGGGCTTCGAACCCGCGGCGACGGTGCGGAAGCGCCGCCGTCGGTTCGCGCTCTCGGGCTACACCGTCACGCTCGACGAGGTGGACGGACTCGGCGAGTTCGTGGAGGTCGAGACGGCGGTCGATGCGGCGGACATCGAGGAGGCACGTGACGGGGCGGTCGACGTGCTCGCCTCCCTCGGCCTTGACGCCGACGACGGTATCCGGACCTCGTACCTGGGTCTCTTGCTCGATTCCTGA
- a CDS encoding FKBP-type peptidyl-prolyl cis-trans isomerase encodes MTDDQEAETADNEEETPDVEDESETTQEEVTGLQDGDFVELDYTARTVESERLVDTTDPEVAEEEGIEEDREFEPRVIVLGEGHMFDQVEEELRGKEVGDSGSVVIPAVDAFGEYDDEQVRTVSVEKLPEDSRRPGSQVQVDGEQGFVNAVIGGRARVDFNHPLAGDDIEYDYEIAGIVDDRVEKAQGLMEMMFDVDLDMWFETDEVEEEVQVESDDDDDEDAEPEFETQTVEKETLYIESDPQLQMNQQWMFGKQQIAQQLMQHLDIDRVIVQETISGGMGGMMGGMGGMMGGMGGGGGADAADIEEALEEADIDADDIEADLEE; translated from the coding sequence ATGACCGATGACCAAGAGGCCGAGACGGCCGACAACGAGGAAGAGACACCGGACGTCGAGGACGAGTCCGAGACGACCCAGGAGGAAGTGACCGGACTGCAGGATGGCGACTTCGTCGAGCTCGACTACACCGCCCGCACCGTCGAGAGCGAGCGCCTCGTCGACACGACCGACCCCGAGGTCGCCGAGGAGGAGGGCATCGAGGAGGACCGCGAGTTCGAACCGCGCGTCATCGTCCTCGGCGAGGGCCACATGTTCGACCAGGTCGAGGAGGAGCTCCGCGGCAAGGAGGTCGGCGACTCCGGCAGCGTCGTCATCCCCGCGGTCGACGCCTTCGGCGAGTACGACGACGAGCAGGTCCGCACCGTCAGCGTCGAGAAGCTCCCCGAGGACTCCCGACGCCCCGGTTCGCAGGTCCAGGTCGACGGCGAGCAGGGCTTCGTCAACGCCGTCATCGGCGGCCGCGCCCGCGTCGACTTCAACCACCCGCTCGCGGGTGACGACATCGAGTACGACTACGAGATCGCCGGCATCGTCGACGACCGCGTCGAGAAGGCCCAGGGCCTGATGGAGATGATGTTCGACGTCGACCTCGACATGTGGTTCGAGACGGACGAGGTCGAGGAGGAGGTCCAGGTCGAGTCCGACGACGACGACGACGAGGACGCAGAGCCCGAGTTCGAGACCCAGACCGTCGAGAAGGAGACGCTGTACATCGAGTCCGACCCGCAGCTGCAGATGAACCAGCAGTGGATGTTCGGCAAGCAGCAGATCGCACAGCAGCTCATGCAGCACCTCGACATCGACCGCGTCATCGTCCAGGAGACCATCTCCGGCGGTATGGGCGGCATGATGGGCGGTATGGGCGGCATGATGGGCGGCATGGGCGGCGGCGGCGGTGCCGACGCGGCCGACATCGAGGAGGCCCTCGAGGAGGCCGACATCGACGCCGACGACATCGAAGCCGACCTCGAGGAGTAA
- a CDS encoding MazG nucleotide pyrophosphohydrolase domain-containing protein: protein MDEQRRVAAFLATHDMETEPAYRLLDLSSELGELAKEVCTSTDYGHRPDDVTVPEDELGDVLFALLALAEELDVDAGTALESSLAKYERRIEETGDAGSGR, encoded by the coding sequence ATGGACGAACAGCGACGCGTCGCCGCGTTCCTCGCGACGCACGACATGGAGACGGAGCCGGCGTACCGACTGCTGGACCTCAGCAGCGAACTCGGCGAGCTGGCGAAGGAGGTCTGCACGTCGACGGACTACGGCCACAGACCGGACGACGTGACTGTCCCCGAGGACGAGCTGGGGGACGTGCTGTTCGCGCTGCTGGCGCTCGCCGAGGAGCTGGACGTCGACGCGGGCACGGCGCTCGAATCGTCGCTCGCGAAGTACGAGCGCAGAATCGAAGAGACGGGAGACGCGGGCTCGGGCCGGTAG
- a CDS encoding digeranylgeranylglycerophospholipid reductase, whose translation MTETYDAVIAGAGPAGGQAARDLAARGYDVVVLETEGEDEFPTRSNKSTAGTFPSTMSDFNIPDEVVMNFTDEVVLESPNHYYTRHQPGAVLEFADYKNWLVEDSRDDGAEYIFDARVSKPILEGGEPVGVRYNGDEEVYGDVIIDATGPSAPLAKALDVVDLKRERQAIGVEFEMEGVDVNAGGYADLTDAMMLRLDHDLAPGGYSWIFHTGGDTAKVGVCYIQNAAHQENAKDGFSVDDYLSYWQEKDPRLQDATRIEGEQHRGSAHIQLPGKMSTDSFMAIGDTVPTVDPLWGEGIDKCMRSGRAAAAVADRVLTHSERDTSASEMAIYDQLWHERVAPKVKTRLFMTELLYRASNERYDDLMDDLSRMSADDLTEANQGNKLELAKMLRLGDAKLVFDTLMDWYRR comes from the coding sequence ATGACTGAAACATACGACGCGGTCATCGCCGGTGCCGGGCCCGCTGGTGGGCAGGCCGCCCGGGACCTCGCCGCACGGGGGTACGACGTGGTCGTCCTTGAGACGGAGGGAGAAGACGAGTTCCCGACCCGGAGCAACAAGTCGACCGCCGGGACGTTCCCGTCGACGATGTCCGACTTCAACATCCCGGACGAGGTCGTGATGAACTTCACCGACGAGGTGGTGCTGGAGTCGCCGAACCACTACTACACGCGCCACCAGCCCGGTGCCGTACTCGAGTTCGCCGACTACAAGAACTGGCTGGTCGAGGACTCCCGCGACGACGGCGCGGAGTACATCTTCGACGCCCGCGTCTCGAAGCCCATCCTCGAGGGCGGCGAGCCGGTGGGCGTGCGCTACAACGGCGACGAGGAGGTGTACGGCGACGTCATCATCGACGCGACCGGCCCGAGCGCGCCGCTGGCGAAGGCGCTCGACGTGGTCGACCTGAAGCGCGAGCGGCAGGCCATCGGCGTCGAGTTCGAGATGGAGGGCGTCGACGTGAACGCGGGCGGCTACGCCGACCTGACCGACGCGATGATGCTGCGGCTCGACCACGACCTCGCGCCCGGCGGCTACTCGTGGATCTTCCACACCGGCGGCGACACCGCGAAGGTCGGCGTCTGCTACATCCAGAACGCCGCCCATCAGGAGAACGCGAAGGACGGCTTCAGCGTCGACGACTACCTCTCGTACTGGCAGGAGAAGGACCCGCGCCTGCAGGACGCAACGCGCATCGAGGGCGAGCAGCACCGCGGCTCCGCGCACATCCAGCTCCCCGGGAAGATGAGCACGGACAGCTTCATGGCCATCGGCGACACCGTCCCGACGGTCGACCCGCTCTGGGGCGAGGGCATCGACAAGTGCATGCGCTCCGGCCGTGCCGCCGCGGCGGTCGCCGACCGGGTGCTGACCCACAGCGAGCGCGACACCAGCGCCTCCGAGATGGCGATCTACGACCAGCTCTGGCACGAGCGCGTCGCACCGAAGGTCAAGACACGGCTGTTCATGACCGAGCTGCTGTACCGCGCCTCCAACGAGCGCTACGACGACCTGATGGACGACCTCTCGCGGATGTCGGCCGACGACCTCACGGAGGCGAACCAGGGGAACAAGCTCGAGCTGGCGAAGATGCTCCGTCTCGGCGACGCGAAGCTGGTGTTCGACACGCTGATGGACTGGTACCGGCGGTAA